The Silvibacterium dinghuense DNA window GGGCGGCAACGAACCCTTCCAGGCCTCTGAATCCGTGACCAACGGCCAGGTCGACGACCCGGGCGGCGTGGGAGCCAACCAGTACCCGCTGCAGCTCTCCTCGCAGGCCTATAACCTGCCTGCTCCGGAGGCATGGTCCTGGAGCGCCACGGTCGAACAGGAAATTCCCAGGTTCGCCACCTTCACCCTCTCCTACGTCGGCCGCAAGGGCATCCACCTGCAACAGCTTGAGAACGTGAACGAGCTGACGCCGGGGACGATCCAGGCCAATCCCGATGTCACGGCGCCGGATGCGCTGCGCCCCTACCAGGGCTTCGCCTCCATCGTCGAAACCTCGGATCGCGGCAGCTCCTCTTACAACGCCCTGCAGGCCAACCTCAAGCGTCGTCTCACCAAGAATGTCCTCTTCGGCGTCGCCTATACGTGGGCCAAGCTCCTCGACTTCGGCTCCAGCCGCGGCTACGAGCTGCCCAACATCCGCGACCGCAATATGAACTACGGCCCGGCCGATTTCGACATCCGCAATGTCCTGGTCGTCGATTACGTCTGGAACATGCCGTACTTCGACCACTCCTCGAACTGGCTCCTGCGCAACGGCCTCAGCGACTGGCAGCTCTCCGGAGTGACCCAGGCCCAGACCGGCGTGCCGCTCACCTCGATCACCAACGGCGACGATTATGCCGGCGTTGGCCCCGGCGCCGGCTCGCAGCTCTGGGTGCTGAACCGCAAGCCGATCGTCAACAAGAGGTTCGGTACCGGCGACTGGTTCGACCCTTCGGTCTTCCAGGCCCCTGCCGACGGCACCTTCTCACCGCGCGGCACCCGCAATGCGATCTACGGCCCAGGTTTCCAGAGCTGGAACATCGCACTGCAGAAGCCGTTCCACATCATCCCCGGCCACGACAATCACGAACTGACCTTCCGTGCCGAGGCCTTCAACTTCACCAACCACCCCAACTGGGATACCCCGAACGAAACTCCCGGCAGCGGCACCTTCGGCGAAGTCACCACCAAGGGCCAGACCTACTCTTCGGACCGCGAAATGCAGTTCAGCCTGCGCTACGCCTTCTAAGGAGGAATCCGGGCAACCATGTCCTCTCCACGTAAGTACAAGTGGCCTTTTCCTACGGAAAAGGCCACGGAGAGATCATGGCTTCGGAGGAGGCCTTATCCGAATTCCGCTCTCACCCCCCAACGCAACCGCGCCGGCAGCAGAAGATGCTGCCGGCGTTTTTTTATTACCCTGCAATACGCCGTTTTCTCTGCCGTTTGAGTGCGTCAACACCGGTCTTCGCACCACTGGTGCATAATGGCCTTAAGACCCCTGCGGTCAGCACATCCGGGGCGCTGACCGAGCTGCTGACATGACCGGGGACCGAGCTGAGCTGTGAATCTCCCCAACTCCATCACGATGAGCCGCATTGTCGCGGTTCCGCTGCTGATCTGGATGCTCTCTCCGCACTTCCACGGCGTGGCAGGCTGGTATGGGAGCGCGGAGATCATTACCTCGCTCGCCTTCATCCTCATCTCGATCTCGGACGGCGTCGATGGCTATCTCGCCCGCCGCCGCGGCCAGATCACGACCATGGGGATGCTCCTCGATCCGCTGGCTGACAAGCTGCTGATCGCCTCCGCCTACATTGCACTGGTCCAGTACAACCCGCACGTCGTCAAGCCGTGGATCGCCGTCGTCGTCATCGGCAGGGAGTTCCTGGTCACGGGCCTGCGATCGATCGCCTCAAGCGAAGGCTTCACCATCTCCGCCAGCGACCTGGGCAAGCTCAAGACGGTCATCCAGATTGTGTCGGTGGTGGCCGCCGTGCTCGATCATGGCTGGCACGAATGGCACTTCGGCTGGTTTGTCATGCCGGTCGACCTGATCGCCGTCGTCGGCATCTACTTTATGACCGCCGTGTCGATCATCTCCGCGGTCGACTACTTTGTGGCTTTCTGGCGCAGGATCGAAAAGGCTTCGACCAGCAGCCGCTCCCGTGAAAATGAGTTCGTGCTCACCCGCGGCAAGAAAGACCTGCCCGCCAAGAACGTCTCGTAGGGACTGGCCGTCCAGGCCTTTCGCCTTCGGCACCCGCTCCCGCTGGTCGCGACCCTCATCAGCTTCCCCACAGAGGAGCTCGCCCCCTCACACCCAGGCGGAACCTGGATGGGGCGCCCTGGTGCTTTCCTATCTTGAGAAAAACCCAGCGTCGCGACCAGAGGAAGCGCCGTGCGAAGCCCAAGGCCCGGGACGGCCAGTCTCGCCCTGCACGCAGCAGCCGCACTTTCGTCAGAGAAATTGCAGGCTCACTGCGTCTTTTCCCCTGTGTACCTTCGTCTTTGTGAGTGAGGCGTTCGGGGGACTCTTGCTGAGACTCGACCCGAGTGTTCCTCCTGATGGAAAGCCCCGGTGGTTCGTGGGTCCACCGGGGCTTTTCTCGTGCTCCAAAGACTTCAGGCACTGGCCGGATGTGCATGGGAATGCGCGTTGCTACGCGTCAGCCGATGCACGAAGTGGTACGGCGGCCATGGTCCCGAGAGCTGCATCTGGCAGTCCTTCATCGCCTGGCTCGCACTGGAATACTTGTTCTGGTACCGCTCAATGCACTTGTGATCGATCAGGTGCGCGATATCCAGAAGCATCTTGCCCGATTCGGTCCGCTTGCAGGTGACCTCTTCGGCCAGCGGTGCGAACATCCGGTGCATCTGCACTGAGATGGCCCGCGCCTTGGTCTGACGCTCACGCTGCAGCGTCGCTGTCTCCCGCAGATTGCTCAGGTACTCGCGGCCGGTATTGGGCACCGCAGTCGCGGCATAGCGGTGAATCTGTTCCCGGCAACAATCGTCGAGAGTCACCTTCAGGTGCATCTCGGCCTTGCCGCGGAGCCGTTCAATATTCGTCACAAACTGGCGCTGATTTGAGCGGATCGAACGCCGCAGCGAATCATCGTCGGTAAACACCGTGCCAAAACGGAACGGCAATACGGTCGAGACTTTAAAGCAGTCGGCGATCACGCGAGCGTGGTCGACTGCCGATTTCTGGTTGAAACTCTCCTGCGGAGAATATTCGCTGACGATGACTGCAAGATCACTGGCTGGATAAAGAAAAACCTGATTTCCCTGAATCCCCGCAACCGATTCCAAAGGAATGGGTTTACGGTGACGGAGAAGTTCAGGAAAGGCTTGTTTCTCGGTTATGCAGTAGGCGTACCATGCCATAGAGAATCACTCCATTGCGGACCCGTGAGGGGTTGGCGTGCGGCGTTGCGGGGATGTCCTGCATGGGTATCTTTCGAATCGGGCTGGGATTCCGTCCGGAATTGCCCCAAGCTGGACGTATGCTAGTCCCGCCTGTCCACAACTGGCAATGAAAACCTTGCGATACACGCAGAAGGTGAGCAAACCAAAGGCATTTTTCTTTTTAAAAGATCAAAATGCCTGTTGATTCCCTCAACGGAACGGAAGAAAACCGACATTCGTTTCCGTTCTCTTCAAAATCCCGAGGAAAGCGCTACCCCTGGGACGCTGGGTCGTGCAGCTTTGCCAGAAGCAGCCCCACCATCAGAATCAGGATCACCAGCAGCACCGCCAGGGCGGCGCCGACGGTGCGCACCAGGCTCCCCAGCGACTTTACATCCTCTACCAGCTCCGAATGCTCGAGATTGGTCTTCTCTGCCGCTTCCCGCAGCCGGGAAACCTGATCTTCCAGCCGCTGAATCTCGACCGCCTGGCTCTGCAATGTGAGCCGCAGATCCCGCTGCCCGGACTGCAATCCTGTCACACCCTCGCGCAGCTCCCGTGTTGCCGCCAGATTCTGCTGCTGGTTCTGCTGGCCATGTCCCATGCCGAGCAGCTCGAGCAGGGGCAGGAACCGGGCATCGAGCAGCGGCGCCAGCCGGGTCAGGAATGGAACGATCGCCTTCAACTGGGTAAGGGCCCGGGCCAGCGCATGCGGGTCCTGAGACGCCTCTGCCTCACGGGACTCCTCGATGGCCAGATGCGGATCGAGCCGGCCTTCCAGCAGGTCGTCACCGGCGCCCCGCTTCCCGGACGAGGGATCGTCCGACGCCAGCTCGATCAGCCGGTCCACAGCCGTTTCCCGGGCCGTTTCCTTCGGGTTGCGCGATGCCGTGCCGCGGCTGCGACCCAGCTTGGACATCAGTTCGTCAATCATCAGGGGGAGCGGCTCCTGTCACCACTATAGGCTGCTACAGCTCCTACTTCTTTGCCGGAGCCTCTGCCGCCTTGGATGCTTCCGCCTGCTGGCGCAGCGCATGCACCACCACCCGCAGCATCTCTTCCTCGGGAGCCGGCTTGCCGGTCCAGATTTCGAACTGCCGCGCGCCCTGGTGCACAAACATCTCCACGCCTGTGATCACGGGCAGCCCTTTTTCGCGCGCCATCCGGATCAGCGGCGTGTCGATGGGGTTGTAGACCAGGTCGAAGACCAGCCTGGTGTTCAGCTCATCGGCATTGAGCACGCTTGCCGGTTTCACCCCGTGCATGCCCGAGGGCGTGGCGTTGATGATGACATCGAAGGCGGTTTTAGCCAGCAGCTCGCGCTTGAAGGTCTTCGCCTTGGCCTGGCGCGCCAGCTTCTGCGCCGCCTCCGGCGTGCGGTTCAGGATATAAACGTCGGCGCCCTTGTCCTTGAGGCCGAAGACCGCTGCCCGCGCCGCGCCACCCGCGCCCAGCACCAGCACCTTTGCGCCCTTCAGCTGCAGACGGCGTTCGAGCGGCCGGACAATTGCCGCCACATCTGTATTGAAGCCATAGAGCTTGCCGTCCTGGGAGCGCACGACCGTATTACAGGCGCCGATCTTCTCGGAGAGGGGGTCGGTCCGCTCCAGGTGCGGCAGGATCTCTTCCTTGAGCGGCATGGTTACCGCGAGGCCGCTGATCGGCACCTCGCGCACCAGCGTCAGCAGGTCGGTCAGCTTGGTCGTCTGCAGCGGCAGGAAGACCGCATTCACGGTTTCACGCCGGAAGGCGGTGTTCTGCATCAGCGGCGAGAGCGAGTGCTTGATGGGGTTGCCGACCACGCCGTAGACCTTGGTCGCCGCATCGATCTGGTCGACACGGAAGACATCCTCCAGCGTCCGCGCGGCGATCTGCCCCGGTCCGGTCTCCTCGCCCACCGTCGCCGCGGCAAAGGTGAAGACAGAGCCGGCGCGCAGTCCCAATACCCGGCTGATGAGCCCCTGATCGCCCATGCAGATGCCCACGACGCTGGCCAGATCCCGTACCCGCTCGAGAAAGCGCATCATGGCCACGTTGTCGGCCAGGTGCTTCGCCGTCGAAACCACCTTGATGAACTCCGGCTCGAAGGGCCGGATGCGCTCGAAGACCTTGTCCAGATCCTTCGTGGTGTGGAAGTCGTGGTAGCTGATCAGCAGCGCCGCGCCCCGGCTGCGCAGCTTATCGATCTGCGCGTGCTTGATGGCTTCGGCCGTCTCGATCTCGAGATCCACGAGATGACAGCCTGCCTCGGCGGCCTTTTCCAGCACCTCCAGCTCGGATGCCATGCTGCCCTTGAACTTGCCGCCGCCCTCGACGCGCCGGCAGGTGGCTACCGCGGTCACATCGCCGCGCTCACAGAGAAACGTCTGGAGCTTTGGGAGCGCGAGCAGCGGCTTCGGCAGGTAATCCAGCCGGAACTCCAGGAAATGGTTCTCCCGCGCGGCTTCTTCCGCCTTCGCAAGCATCTCTTCCGGCGTGGAACCGATGATGGCCACGCAGATGCGGCCAATGCGCGACCGTAAGATCGCCGGCGACATCGGAATACGTTCGGGGGCGGGCGCCGGGGCGGGTACAGACTTCGCGGCGGGCACAGCTTTCGCCGGGGCCGCAGCCTTCGCGGCGGGCACGGCCTTCTTCGGCGCTTTCGGCGTAGCTTTCTTGGGTGCTTTCATGGTCGCAATTGCGGCATCTTAACGGCTGCGCTCCACGGATGCAACCACCTGCATGCAAATACTTTCTCCCTGCTGCGCGGGACTGGCCGTCCGGGCCTTTCGCTTCGCGTGGCGCTCCCGCTGGTCGCGGACGGTGACCCTCTCAAACCGGGATGACAACTTTCCTGGCTGCCATGCATTGGCTTGTTGCTCTATGGGGATACGACCAAGGCGATCTCACGGCTCCATCAGGTAAACTTCCATCACTCGAATTCTGGACCCATTCAGCCGCGTCTTCAGCCTTTGAATGGCTTCATCCTCGGCTTGCTTGGCGAGAGCATTCCGCTGGATAGCATCCGTTTGGGAATTCGGAACTTCCTTCCCTTCAGCCGTCGCATTTGAATCAACGGCCTTCTCCTGCTCCCGGATAGGCTTCGCCTGGCTGGCGCGAATATCTTTGGATAGGGACGGATTATTACCAGAGTGATTCCGGATAACAACAAAGACTGTGTAGTCGATCTGTGCTGGAGTTACCCACTCGCTACGCGGAATGCCTGGAATCATGGCTAGAGCTTCGCGCAGCGTGGGACGGACTTGATACCTGGGATTCAGATCCGGTTCAGGGATGACCTGAGGAAGCGCATCGATCACCTTCACACTTGCTTCGGAGGAATCGTTGAAATAGAGAGGCACACCGGCCGAGGAATAGATGTCGAGGGTCGGGAAATATAACCTGTAGTTCAGGCTGATCCTCTTGTCATTCTGAAATGCCCCTCTCGTAACAACCGGAGTTGCCAGGTCAGGATGTTTCTTCTCCCATGGGAACAGGAGACGTGCAAATTCATGCAGTGAAATATTTGCACTTATAAATTTCGGGTTTTCTGCAGCCTGGAATGTGGACTGAGCAAAAATCTGCTTCGCAGGGAGCAGCAGAAGAGCGAAGAACAGGATTTTTCGCCGACGAAGAAGCCGCATTCTGTTTTCCTCTTGCAAGCTCATCCAGAGCCCTTGTCACTGTACACGAGGCATTCTCCCCTCCGGCAGGCACAGTACGGTCAGCTGCCCGCGGAGCCGGTAGGGGGAATCGCCTCCGCGCCCTTTGGCCGCGAAGCTGGGCTCGGACCAGAGCGCCATACCAGGGTGTCCCATATCTCATGCTTTTCGAGATGCGGGTGTGCAGGCCTATGCAAAATCTTCTGGATTCGTACCCTCCCCCAACGGAGCTTGGATGGGCACCCAGCTTGTTGCTCTAGCGGAGTGAAGGAACCTGC harbors:
- the pgsA gene encoding CDP-diacylglycerol--glycerol-3-phosphate 3-phosphatidyltransferase; this translates as MNLPNSITMSRIVAVPLLIWMLSPHFHGVAGWYGSAEIITSLAFILISISDGVDGYLARRRGQITTMGMLLDPLADKLLIASAYIALVQYNPHVVKPWIAVVVIGREFLVTGLRSIASSEGFTISASDLGKLKTVIQIVSVVAAVLDHGWHEWHFGWFVMPVDLIAVVGIYFMTAVSIISAVDYFVAFWRRIEKASTSSRSRENEFVLTRGKKDLPAKNVS
- a CDS encoding GvpL/GvpF family gas vesicle protein — protein: MAWYAYCITEKQAFPELLRHRKPIPLESVAGIQGNQVFLYPASDLAVIVSEYSPQESFNQKSAVDHARVIADCFKVSTVLPFRFGTVFTDDDSLRRSIRSNQRQFVTNIERLRGKAEMHLKVTLDDCCREQIHRYAATAVPNTGREYLSNLRETATLQRERQTKARAISVQMHRMFAPLAEEVTCKRTESGKMLLDIAHLIDHKCIERYQNKYSSASQAMKDCQMQLSGPWPPYHFVHRLTRSNAHSHAHPASA
- the aroE gene encoding shikimate dehydrogenase → MKAPKKATPKAPKKAVPAAKAAAPAKAVPAAKSVPAPAPAPERIPMSPAILRSRIGRICVAIIGSTPEEMLAKAEEAARENHFLEFRLDYLPKPLLALPKLQTFLCERGDVTAVATCRRVEGGGKFKGSMASELEVLEKAAEAGCHLVDLEIETAEAIKHAQIDKLRSRGAALLISYHDFHTTKDLDKVFERIRPFEPEFIKVVSTAKHLADNVAMMRFLERVRDLASVVGICMGDQGLISRVLGLRAGSVFTFAAATVGEETGPGQIAARTLEDVFRVDQIDAATKVYGVVGNPIKHSLSPLMQNTAFRRETVNAVFLPLQTTKLTDLLTLVREVPISGLAVTMPLKEEILPHLERTDPLSEKIGACNTVVRSQDGKLYGFNTDVAAIVRPLERRLQLKGAKVLVLGAGGAARAAVFGLKDKGADVYILNRTPEAAQKLARQAKAKTFKRELLAKTAFDVIINATPSGMHGVKPASVLNADELNTRLVFDLVYNPIDTPLIRMAREKGLPVITGVEMFVHQGARQFEIWTGKPAPEEEMLRVVVHALRQQAEASKAAEAPAKK